Proteins from a genomic interval of Plasmodium reichenowi strain SY57 chromosome 13, whole genome shotgun sequence:
- a CDS encoding exoribonuclease, putative — protein sequence MRNRRKKNGKNKQKGKRKNDRLGKIKRKKVVDIKEEKGNDNEKRLEVSFYGYRNIYLKDIHNFIVHLRLGKYIFKNELFDIKNNDCLNNLIMVIVPNLSNYCVKDISTDNVFNKLQRNNNFRKIHSESCLKKYYNNIILKALSVSVLKQRKKNYTQQIFNLNKYLLTKEQMALNKYPTENMHEYINMNDIEYVKNDKNIRDIKSYLTETMNSINVLHMNNDCSVKEYKKKKINMSKFMNNINNDQYNFSNMECNNENHINNGTIENEQNNFEKQNIFTQEHIQIYADILEKLIKASHTKKNENNTTTDSNIANMASSKKHISSEHVNNENDENGEDDENGEDDENDENGEDDENGENNEKDKKRKKKKNEQNDDSLNHLNLGNLVSHKINEMYNENRNMDEKIEVNNNNDNHNDNHNDNHNNDMGFHGENMHKCNDIKKIIDENNSCNEENLIDVTNYGEFDLDNIYSIDCEMCETTNHQRELTKITVVDAYMNIIYDSYVIPDNKITNYLTLYSGINESTLENVTTKLKDVQEHLKKFLNKKSILIGHSLENDLHALKIAHNYVIDTSIIYCNSGYYPKPSLFQLSKKHLNIIMKRENGHNSIDDAKISMFLALKK from the coding sequence ATGAGGAAcagaagaaaaaagaatgGTAAGAATAAACAAAAGGGGAAGAGAAAAAATGATAGGTTAGGAAAGATTAAACGGAAAAAAGTAGTAGATATAAAAGAAGAGAAAGGGAATGATAATGAGAAAAGATTAGAAGTGTCCTTTTATGGATACcgaaatatatatttaaaagatattcataattttatagTACATTTAAGGCttggaaaatatatatttaaaaatgaattatttgatataaagaataatgattgtttaaataatttaattatgGTTATTGTACCAAATTTATCAAATTATTGTGTAAAAGATATATCAACAGATAatgtttttaataaattacaaagaaataataatttccGAAAAATACATTCAGAAAgttgtttaaaaaaatattataataatattatattaaaagcATTAAGTGTGTCTGTTTTAAAACagaggaaaaaaaattacacacaacaaatttttaatttaaataaatatttattaactAAAGAACAAATGgcattaaataaatatccTACTGAAAATATGCATgagtatataaatatgaatgataTAGAATATGTTAAAAACGACAAAAATATTCGTGATATAAAATCTTATTTAACAGAAACGATGAATTCTATAAATGTTCTTCATATGAATAATGACTGTTCAGTTAaggaatataaaaagaaaaaaataaatatgtcaaagtttatgaataatataaataatgatcaATATAATTTTAGTAATATGGAATGTAACAATGAAaatcatattaataatgggactatagaaaatgaacaaaataatttcgaaaagcaaaatatatttacacaAGAACACATTCAAATATATGCAGACATTTTggaaaaattaataaaagcATCCCATACGAAAAAAAACGAGAACAATACAACTACAGATAGTAATATAGCGAATATGGCATCTTcaaaaaaacatatatcATCAGAACatgtaaataatgaaaatgatgaaaatggtgaagatgatgaaaatggtgaagatgatgaaaatgatgaaaatggtgaagatgatgaaaatggtgaaaataatgaaaaagataaaaaaagaaaaaagaaaaagaatgaacaaaatgatgatagtttgaatcatttaaatttaGGTAATCTAGTAAGTcacaaaataaatgaaatgTACAATGAAAATAGAAATATGGATGAGAAAATAGAAgtaaataacaataatgataatcataatgataatcataatgataatcataataatgatatggGGTTTCATGGTGAAAATATGCATAAATgtaatgatataaaaaaaattattgatGAAAATAACTCGTGCAATGAAGAGAATTTAATAGATGTAACCAATTATGGAGAATTCGAtttagataatatatacagTATAGATTGTGAAATGTGTGAAACAACCAATCATCAAAGGGAATTAACCAAAATTACAGTAGTAGACGcttatatgaatattatatatgattcTTATGTTATTCctgataataaaattacaAATTATTTAACTTTATATTCAGGAATTAATGAAAGTACATTAGAAAATGTAACTACGAAATTAAAAGATGTACAAgaacatttaaaaaaatttcttaataaaaaatcTATACTTATAGGACATTCTTTAGAAAATGATTTACATGCTCTAAAAATAGCTCATAATTATGTTATTGACACAtcaattatatattgtaattCAGGTTACTATCCTAAACCATCTTTATTTCAACTTTCAAAGAAACActtgaatattattatgaagaGAGAAAATGGCCATAATTCCATAGACGACGCAAAAATTAGTATGTTCCTGGCACTTAAAAAg
- a CDS encoding hypothetical protein (conserved Plasmodium protein, unknown function) produces MDENVKYATFLRSKIVKYFNLKNDELDINYIISILNCKSYDLYDSIFLLNESFYEQNKNTKCSSLSNIKKFTQDLVNSKKKFFSSSDPNLDSPDKNFLLSNSNDIKTVGTCFQDIFENDKKINLRVNTYQNNISSQLKKNEIKQNEHFTNDFKQVFLESKTKNNNGKNKKIFDDNNKHINKNEYNDEVKNNIFQNGIIKQENNLIKNHSINDHSMLDIEKTNEQLKLEKEIKNQKNQTSQQKSNDNKREDNYFSFFNAKENNYSLKEAINFIENENNVVKYNNEQNVKEKKKKNLQICICNGQNHKIYANCLYCGKIYCTKIKYKNCIFCENQLYESHIINNLFFQSSQNNNNNNNNTKKLISSVKSSNNLNNNNNNNNTKKLISSVKSSNNFLYKYYFNTNNSYLKKAFELRDKMLKNSINEEQTKVIDDSIDWFEDDIKNEFNNQSIHFSHYDDEIKNEIINKYHEIFGKRFNEINIDIDLVNMKITENKDFLKIKEFNDYLNEKEKEYQTYLEHKKQQDINFNNARNYLSTKEKKNLSYINDLKKIFFKENSVKNDTKLNNVPQSYKCDKPTNYKSNKKYKCNVISIVDEEQEDTPS; encoded by the exons ATGGATGAAAATGTTAAGTACGCAACTTTCTTGAGAAGTAAAAtagtaaaatattttaatttaaaaaacGACGAATtagatataaattatatcaTATCTATATTAAATTGTAAATCTTatgatttatatgattctatttttttattgaatGAATCTTTctatgaacaaaataaaaatacaaagTGTTCTTCTTTAAgtaacataaaaaaatttactCAAGATTTAGTAAATAGcaaaaagaaattttttaGTTCAAGTGATCCAAATTTAGATAGTCCTGAcaaaaattttcttttaagTAATAGTAATGACATTAAAACAGTAGGCACATGTTTTCAGGACATTTttgaaaatgataaaaaaattaatttaagGGTTAATAcatatcaaaataatatatcaagtcaattaaaaaaaaatgaaataaaacaaaatgaacaTTTCACAAATGATTTTAAACAAGTTTTTTTAGAAtcaaaaacaaaaaataataatggaaaaaacaaaaaaatatttgatgataacaataaacacataaacaaaaatgaatataatgatgaggtaaaaaataatatatttcaaaatggtataataaaacaagAAAATAATCTAATAAAAAATCATTCTATAAATGATCATAGTATGTTAGATATAGAAAAGACAAATGAACAGttaaaattagaaaaagaaatcaaaaatcaaaaaaatcAAACTTCGCAACAAAAATCTAATGATAACAAAAGAGAagataattatttttctttttttaatgcaaaagaaaataattacTCCTTAAAAGAAGctataaattttatagaGAACGAAAATAATGTTGtcaaatataataatgagcaaaatgtaaaagaaaaaaaaaaaaaaaatctacaaatatgtatatgtaatGGACAGAATCATAAAATTTATGCAAACTGTCTATATTgtggaaaaatatattgtacaaaaataaaatataaaaattgtatCTTTTGTGAAAATCAATTATATGAAtcacatataataaataatttattttttcaatcatctcaaaataataataataataataataatacaaagAAATTAATATCGTCTGTCAAAAGTTCcaataatttaaataataataataataataataatacaaagAAATTAATATCGTCTGTCAAAAGTTCCAATAATTTcttatacaaatattattttaatacaaataatagttacttaaaaaaag CCTTTGAACTAAGAGataaaatgttaaaaaaCTCGATTAATGAAGAACAAACGAAAGTTATCGATGACAGTATTGATTGGTTTGAGGatgatattaaaaatgaatttaataatcagtctatacatttttctcattatgatgatgaaataaaaaatgaaatcattaataaatatcatGAAATTTTTGGAAAACGATTTA ATGAGATTAATATTGATATCGACCTTGTAAATATGAAGATTACTGAGAATAAagattttttaaaaattaaagaattTAATGATTATTTAAACGAAAAGGAAAAGGAATATCAAACATATTTGGAACATAAAAAACAACAAGacataaattttaataatgcTCGTAATTATTTGTCTACgaaagaaaagaaaaatttaagTTACATTAATGATCtcaaaaaaattttttttaaggaAAACTCTGTGAAAAATGATacaaaattaaataatgttCCTCAATCGTATAAATGTGATAAGCCAACAAATTATAAGAGTAACAAAAAGTATAAATGTAATGTTATAAGTATAGTAGATGAAGAGCAGGAAGACACACCCtcttaa